Genomic segment of Pseudomonas iranensis:
GCCATCACCTCTTTTCTGTAGCGGAGTCCACCTTGCGTCTGTTCCACACCTCCGACTGGCACCTTGGGCAAAACCTGCACGGCCAGGAGCGCGATTTCGAGCACGCGTGTTTTCTCGAATGGCTGCTGCGCCAGTTGCACTTGGCGCAGCCGGATGTGCTGCTGATCGCCGGAGACATCTTCGATACGGTCAATCCGCCGGTCAAAGCGCAGGAACGCCTCTACGATTTCATCGTCAGCGCTCACGAACAGCAGCCGCTGCTGACCATCGTGATGATTGCCGGCAACCATGATTCCGGCTCGCGGATCGAGCTGCCGGCGCCGTTGATGCGGCGTTTGCGTACTCACGCGTTGGGTCGGGTGCTGTGGCTGGATGACGGGCAGCTCGACGCCGAGCGCTTGTTGCTGCCGCTGCCGAATGCGCAGGGAGAAATCACCGCGTGGTGTCTGGCGCTGCCGTTCTTGCGCCCGGCGGAAGTCACTGGCGCGCATCTGGGCGACAACTATTTGCGCGGCATCGGTCAGGTACATGAGTGGCTGATCGCGGCGGCGAATGCCAAGCGCCAGCCCGGGCAGGCGTTGATCGCTATCAGCCACGCGCACATGGCCGGGGGTTCGGTGTCGGAGGATTCCGAGCGCAGCCTGATCATCGGCAATGCCGAAGCGCTGCCCGCCAGCCTGTTCGGCGAAAGCATCAGCTATGTCGCCCTCGGCCATTTGCACAAGCCGCAGAAGGTCAATGGTGAAGAGCGCATCCGCTACAGCGGCTCGCCGATTCCGCTGTCGTTCTCCGAAATCGGTTATCAGCATCAGATTCTCGATGTGGTCCTCGACGGTGAAACACTGGTCAGCGTCGAGCCGAAACTGATTCCGCGCTCGGTCAACCTGCAACGCATCGGCCCGGCGCCGCTGGCCGAGATTCTGCTGCAACTGGCCGACCTGCCGAACATCGATCTGCTCGCCGAAACCCAGCGCCAGCCATGGCTGGAAGTGCGCGTGCGTCTTGACGAGCCGCAACCGGATCTGCGCCATCAAGTGGAAACCGCACTGCAAGGCAAAGCGGTGCGACTGGTGCGCATCGCCGCTGAATACGCCGGCAATCGTGGTGCCGATGGCAGCGATGACGGCAGCACGCTGATCGAACTCGACCAGCTCACCCCGCAGGAATTGTTCAGCCGCGCCTGGCTCGACAACTACGGCAGCGAGGTCGACGAGCAGACGCTCAAGGACTTCGCTGAACTGCTGCAGGACGTGCAACTGGAGGGCGAGCAGCCATGAAAATTCTCGCCATTCGTTTGAAGAACCTCGCCTCGCTGGCCGGGCCGTTCGAGATTGATTTCACCGCTGAACCGCTGGCCAGCGCCGGTCTGTTCGCAATCACCGGCCCGACCGGCGCCGGCAAAAGCACGTTGCTTGATGCCTTGTGTCTGGCACTGTTCGGCGCTGTACCGCGTCTGAACAACACCGGCCGAGATGCGAAAGTCCCCGATGCTGACGGTGAAATCGCCACTGGCGACCCGCGCACCTTGCTGCGACGCGGCACCGGTGAAGGCTATGCCGAAGTGGATTTTGTCGGCGTCGATGGCCGCCGCTATCGCGCGCGTTGGGAAGCCAATCGCGCTCGCGAGAAGGCTGGCGGCAAGTTGCAAGCGAGTCGGCAGAGCCTGCGCGACCTCGATCAGGATCAACTGCTCGCTAGCCAGAAAGGCGAATACAAAACCCAGCTGGAAGCCGCGCTGGGCCTGAACTTTGAACAGTTCACTCGCGCTGTGCTGCTGGCGCAGAGTGAGTTCAGCGCGTTCCTCAAGGCCGACGACAACGACCGCAGTGAACTGCTGGAAAAACTCACCGACACCGCGCTGTACACCCGCCTCGGCCGCCGCGCCTTCGACAAGACCAAAGAAGCCCGCGAAGCGCACAAGCTGTTGCAGGATCAGGCTACCGGCGTGACGCCGCTGGCGCCGGAAGCACGCGCCGAACTCGACGAGCGTTTCAACACCGCGCAGCAACAGATGAAGGCGCAACAGGCGCAGCTCAAACAACTTGAGCAACAACACAGTTGGCTGAAGGATTTGCGTCAGTTGAAGGAAGCGCAGCAAGCGGCCAGCGAACAACTGCAAACCGCGCAACAGCAATGGCAGGCCCTGGCCGGCGAGCGGGTGAAACTGACGCGTCTGGAACAGCTTGGCCCGCAACGCCATCAGTTCGCGCGCAAGGCCGAGCTCGATGCGCTGCTGACACCACTGGCGGCGCAGATTGCCGCGCACACCCAACAACACGCGGCACTCGGGGAACGCCAGACGCAGCTGGAACAGAACCTCGACGCAGCGAAAGTCGCCCTGAGCGCAGCGCAACAACGCCAGAGCGAAAATGCGCCGTTGCTGCGTCAGGCATTCGAAGAGCAAAGCACCCTCGCCCGCCTGATCAAGGACACCGCCAGCAGCGCCGAAGCCCGGCAAGCGGCCGAGCAAGCGTTCAAGGATGGCCAGAGCGCGATTCAGGCTTTGCAGGAAAAGCAGACTGAAGTCGCCGCGCGTTTGCAACGCATCGCCGCGGAGCTTGAGCAGAGTGCGCATCTGGCGCCGTTGAGCGATGCCTGGAGCGCCTACCGCGACCGTCTGCAACAGCTGATGCTGATCGGCAACCGCATGAACAAGGGCCAGAGCGAACTGGCGTCCCTCGAACAGAACGCCGCGCGCAGTGCTGAGCAACTGGCCTCGCACAAACAGCAACTGGAAGTGCTGTTCAAAGAGGCCGGCGCAGAGCCGGACGCAGTCGCCGAACAGATCGGCCTGCTCGGCACATTGCTGCAGGACAACCGCAAACAGCTGCGCGCGATCGAAGACCTGTCGCGCCTGTGGGCGTCTCAGCAGGATCTCGACAAGCGCAGCGCCGAGTTGCAACAACGCCAGCTCGACGCGCAGCAGCAACGCGAACGCTTGACCCAGGACGGTGTGAAAACCAAGGCCGAATTGACCATCGCCGAGCAGACCCTCAGCGTCACTCGCGAACTGCTCGAACGTCAGCGGCTGGCGCGCAGTGCCAGTGTCGAAGAGTTGCGCGCGCAGTTGCAGGACGATCAGCCCTGCCCGGTCTGCGGCAGCAACGAGCACCCGTATCATCAGCCCGAAGCGCTGTTGCAAAGCCTTGGCCGTCACGATGAAAGCGAACAGGCCAATGCCCAGCAAGTGGTCGATCAGCTCAAGGAAAAACTGATTGAGCTGCGCGGCGAAGTCGGTGGCGTGATCGCACAACAGAAAGAATTGCTCCAGCAACAGGAACAACTGGCGGCGCAACAACAAGCCCTGGCCCCGAGCCTCGACGCGCATCCGCTGGCCGCGCAACTGTTCAATCAGGACGCCGACAAACGCGACGCCTGGCTCAGCCGCCAGACCGAGCAGTTGAACCAGAGCATCACTCAGGACGAACAACGCCAAAGTGCGCTGCTCACCTTGCAACAGGACGCTGCGCGCTTATCGCAACAATTGCGTCAGGCCGAGGTAGCGCATCAGCAAGCGGCGCAACAGCTGAGCCATCAGCAGCATGAACTCAACAGCGACCGTCAGCGCCTTGAGGAAGAACTCAGCGCGTTCGGCCCGCTGCTGCCCGCCGACACACTTGAGGCCTTGCGCCTGGAGCCGGCGGCAACGTTCATGCAGCTGGACCGGCAGATCGCCGAGCGTTTGACCCAGCTCGAACAGCAAAAGGAAGAGCTGAGCGAACAGCAGCAACGCCAGCAGACGCTGGAGAAAGAGCAGGATCGCCAGCAGCTGCGCACTCAGCAGCTGCACAGTGCCGAACAGCAATTCACGGCGTTGACCGAGCAGCAGCAAAGCTGTCAGGAAAAACTCGCGCAGTTACTTGGCGAGCACAGCAGCGCCGAGCATTGGCAGCAGCAACTGGAAAACGCGGTGGAACAGGCACGTAGCGCGGAAACCAGCACCGCTGAGGAGCTGCAAAGTGTGCGCACGCAACTGGTGCAGATCGCCGCTGAGCTCAAGGCCCAACAGGAACGCCTGCAAGCACTGCAAGCTGAAGACCTGGTACTCGCCGGCAAGATCGCCGATTGGCGCGCCAGCCATCCGGAACTGGATGACGGCGGCCTCGAGGACTTGCTGCGCTTCGATGACGCGCAAGTTGCAGAACTGCGCCAGACCCTTCAGCACAACGAAAAAGCCATCGAACAGGCCCAGGTCCTGTTGCAGGAGCGCGATCAGCGCCTGCTCGATCACCAGGCCCGGCAGGACGGCAATCTTGACGCCGAACAGCTGGACAGCGCCCTCGCCGAGCTGCAAAACCAGTTCGCCGTCAGCGAGCAGCAGTGCGCCGAACTGCGCGCCGAACAGGTTGAAGACCAGCGCCGGCAGAACGCCAATCAGGCGCTGGCCCAGCAGATCGCCGACGCCTATGCCGAGTACCAGCGCTGGGCGCGGCTCAGTGCCTTGATCGGCTCGGCCACCGGCGACACCTTCCGCAAGATCGCCCAGGCCTACAACCTCGACCTGCTGGTGCATCACGCCAACGCGCAGCTGCGCCAACTGGTCAAACGCTATCGCCTCAAACGCGGCGGCAGCATGCTCGGCCTGCTGGTGATGGACACGGAAATGGGCGACGAACTGCGTTCGGTGCATTCGTTGTCGGGCGGCGAGACGTTCCTCGTATCACTCGCCCTTGCGCTGGGTCTGGCCTCGATGGCGTCGAGCACGCTGAAAATCGAATCGCTGTTTATCGACGAAGGTTTCGGCAGCCTTGATCCTGAATCCTTGCAGTTGGCGATGGACGCGCTCGATGGCTTGCAGGCGCAGGGGCGCAAGGTCGCGGTGATTTCCCATGTGCAGGAAATGCACGAGCGGATTCCTGTGCAGATTCAGGTGCGGCGTCAGGGCAATGGTTTGAGTACGCTGGAGGTGAAATGAACACACTGTATTCGTTCCGCCGCTGCCCTTACGCGATGCGTGCGCGAATGGCCCTGCGTTATGCAGGCGTGCCGGTGGAGATCGTTGAGGTCAGCCTCAAGAACAAGCCGGCGGAAATGCTCGCGCTCTCGCCCAAGGGCACCGTGCCGGTGCTGAATGCCGATGGCGTGGTGATCGATGAGAGTCTGCAGATCATGCGCTGGGCGTTGGCGCAGAATGATCCGGATGATTGGTTGCTGGCCGGCGACTCGTTCGCAGCGCTGTGGATGGAAAAACTGATTGAAGGTAATGATCAGATTTTCAAATCGGCACTGAATCGCTACAAGTACGCCGAGCGCTACCCCGAGCAGCCGATGGA
This window contains:
- a CDS encoding exonuclease SbcCD subunit D C-terminal domain-containing protein, translating into MRLFHTSDWHLGQNLHGQERDFEHACFLEWLLRQLHLAQPDVLLIAGDIFDTVNPPVKAQERLYDFIVSAHEQQPLLTIVMIAGNHDSGSRIELPAPLMRRLRTHALGRVLWLDDGQLDAERLLLPLPNAQGEITAWCLALPFLRPAEVTGAHLGDNYLRGIGQVHEWLIAAANAKRQPGQALIAISHAHMAGGSVSEDSERSLIIGNAEALPASLFGESISYVALGHLHKPQKVNGEERIRYSGSPIPLSFSEIGYQHQILDVVLDGETLVSVEPKLIPRSVNLQRIGPAPLAEILLQLADLPNIDLLAETQRQPWLEVRVRLDEPQPDLRHQVETALQGKAVRLVRIAAEYAGNRGADGSDDGSTLIELDQLTPQELFSRAWLDNYGSEVDEQTLKDFAELLQDVQLEGEQP
- a CDS encoding glutathione S-transferase, with product MNTLYSFRRCPYAMRARMALRYAGVPVEIVEVSLKNKPAEMLALSPKGTVPVLNADGVVIDESLQIMRWALAQNDPDDWLLAGDSFAALWMEKLIEGNDQIFKSALNRYKYAERYPEQPMEAYRAEGALFLQKLDELLEGRDYLMAEHPSLADIALLPFVRQFAHVDREWFAQTPYVRLQAWLQRLLESELFTSIMKK
- a CDS encoding AAA family ATPase, coding for MKILAIRLKNLASLAGPFEIDFTAEPLASAGLFAITGPTGAGKSTLLDALCLALFGAVPRLNNTGRDAKVPDADGEIATGDPRTLLRRGTGEGYAEVDFVGVDGRRYRARWEANRAREKAGGKLQASRQSLRDLDQDQLLASQKGEYKTQLEAALGLNFEQFTRAVLLAQSEFSAFLKADDNDRSELLEKLTDTALYTRLGRRAFDKTKEAREAHKLLQDQATGVTPLAPEARAELDERFNTAQQQMKAQQAQLKQLEQQHSWLKDLRQLKEAQQAASEQLQTAQQQWQALAGERVKLTRLEQLGPQRHQFARKAELDALLTPLAAQIAAHTQQHAALGERQTQLEQNLDAAKVALSAAQQRQSENAPLLRQAFEEQSTLARLIKDTASSAEARQAAEQAFKDGQSAIQALQEKQTEVAARLQRIAAELEQSAHLAPLSDAWSAYRDRLQQLMLIGNRMNKGQSELASLEQNAARSAEQLASHKQQLEVLFKEAGAEPDAVAEQIGLLGTLLQDNRKQLRAIEDLSRLWASQQDLDKRSAELQQRQLDAQQQRERLTQDGVKTKAELTIAEQTLSVTRELLERQRLARSASVEELRAQLQDDQPCPVCGSNEHPYHQPEALLQSLGRHDESEQANAQQVVDQLKEKLIELRGEVGGVIAQQKELLQQQEQLAAQQQALAPSLDAHPLAAQLFNQDADKRDAWLSRQTEQLNQSITQDEQRQSALLTLQQDAARLSQQLRQAEVAHQQAAQQLSHQQHELNSDRQRLEEELSAFGPLLPADTLEALRLEPAATFMQLDRQIAERLTQLEQQKEELSEQQQRQQTLEKEQDRQQLRTQQLHSAEQQFTALTEQQQSCQEKLAQLLGEHSSAEHWQQQLENAVEQARSAETSTAEELQSVRTQLVQIAAELKAQQERLQALQAEDLVLAGKIADWRASHPELDDGGLEDLLRFDDAQVAELRQTLQHNEKAIEQAQVLLQERDQRLLDHQARQDGNLDAEQLDSALAELQNQFAVSEQQCAELRAEQVEDQRRQNANQALAQQIADAYAEYQRWARLSALIGSATGDTFRKIAQAYNLDLLVHHANAQLRQLVKRYRLKRGGSMLGLLVMDTEMGDELRSVHSLSGGETFLVSLALALGLASMASSTLKIESLFIDEGFGSLDPESLQLAMDALDGLQAQGRKVAVISHVQEMHERIPVQIQVRRQGNGLSTLEVK